The following are from one region of the Ignavibacteriota bacterium genome:
- a CDS encoding N-acetyltransferase, producing MSKQNINNVKLGKDVKIFDFVNLYGCSIDDGTKVGTFVEIQKNAFIGKNCKISSHSFICEGVHIEDNVFVGHNVTFINDKLPRATNEDGSMQTEADWKIVKTFVKKGASIGSSSTIMCGVTIGENSIVGAGAVVTKDVPNNTVVAGVPAKVIKKLK from the coding sequence ATGAGCAAACAAAATATAAATAATGTTAAACTTGGTAAAGATGTTAAAATATTCGACTTCGTAAATCTTTATGGTTGTTCTATTGATGATGGAACAAAAGTGGGAACTTTTGTCGAAATTCAAAAAAATGCTTTTATTGGGAAAAATTGTAAAATATCTTCACATAGTTTCATTTGCGAAGGTGTTCATATCGAAGATAATGTGTTTGTTGGTCATAATGTAACTTTCATCAATGATAAGCTACCACGTGCAACTAATGAAGATGGCTCTATGCAAACTGAAGCAGACTGGAAAATAGTGAAAACATTCGTTAAAAAGGGAGCTTCTATTGGATCATCTTCTACTATAATGTGTGGAGTTACTATTGGAGAAAATTCAATAGTTGGAGCTGGTGCTGTGGTAACGAAGGACGTTCCTAACAATACTGTGGTAGCTGGTGTACCTGCAAAGGTTATTAAAAAGTTAAAATAA